The DNA segment TATAAGAAAATAGTTTGGCCCCTTAGGCCCACCTTCAAGGTAACCCAAAACAAAGTAGGTTCCCCAGAATGCTGCAGATCATCGTTTAAGAAATTCTACCACTTTCCCTCTAGATCCCACGCACAGAAAACAGAGGAAAATATCCAATTAAAAGAGTATTTCCCTGAAACTTTACAATTAACGTTTAGCTATGGACATGCACTAGGGGATTGATATGGCGTGTACCAATTTGCTTGACAAAGATGAGGTAAAAATTTAGGCCTAACAAAAATTGGTCTGTTGTTAATGTGAGGGGGTGACATGGTATCTTTGGTATAAACTTAGAATGGCTTTTTGTATAGGTGAatctaaaactaaaataaaacaacaaaagccACAAAGAGTGTGTGTCCATAAAAAAGGCAACAAGGGAAAGAAGAACTTATGTATACCAAAAACATTGGGAAAAATGGATCAAAATACTCCAAGAGGGAAAATTAGATTGATAATATGTACAGTCCTTGGTATATTATAGTTTTTAGccagaaatattttgtaataatatcTTAATGGCTACATAATTGTTTTCATATATGTAAtgatatttattctatttattctagtaTTATATCTTAATTATTTAGATACATAAGTATCGGATCCAATATATGTCTTGTTTTGTATATGTAAAGTCTCTTTCTGTCTTTTTCCTTTATATGGTAATATATGTGCCAATTAaggtaaaaatgtttaaagttttttgttgtgtgttttaaaaaacaataataaaaaatataaataaaaaaaaaaaaaaaaaaaaaaaaaggcaacaagGTAACCTACACTGCCATTGGTGGGGCCGGCTCGGGGTTGGATCCAGTCATGTTAGATCAGCATTTTATTGGTTCCAACGAATCAAAGGGAGTCTTGTTTTAACAGTATTAGCTTTGCACTAATGTTGTCGTTGGAGAATAGCATGTTTATTGGACCAAATTATCTATGGACCATGAGCCGAGCTACAAAGTACCAACATTTTCCTAAGCAGTTAATAGTTTTGTCTTGTTTTCATAGTTCAGGATCTTTAGGCTGGGTATACAGGCTCTGGAAGGCACTGATTTTTCCAGACCCACCTGATGGGCTCTTTGTGGACTGACCTGTACAGTATAACCCCAGTTTCTGTGGCAACCGTTGAGAGACAAGGTCCATAAGATTGGTGGGTTTTTCTGGATGCCACATATCTTTTTAATGACTTCTGCTTGGTGTAGTCCATCTATATTTCATAACTTGTGCCAAGACTGCATTAATGGAAGAGGTATGTTTTCCCAGCTCAGAGTCCAAGATAGGAGAAATTATGGCCACTATTTCCAGTGTCTTACACCGAGTAGCAGCACATGGAGGTATCTTGGGCTCCAGTGATATAAATAAACCCCGAATTGCCAGTGGAAGCTTGGGACTGACAAGACGCTAACATTTCTGTGTATGAATGTATCCATTCCatgtgcccagtgtgccagactcaattaaaagaaaatgaggCAAAATCACATTCACATCTGCCTGTTGACCAAAATGACAGTTCTCTATATAAAACCCACAATCTAGTGAAGGAAACAGGGCGGTAAATatcaaatgttataatgtatacaAACTTATGGGCAAAGAGGAGAGCAAAATAGTAGAAAACTTGCTTTATAGGATCAGATCACCTGGACACACTGTGGTAATACTTGAAAGCATTGACAGGCCCAATGTCTTCCAAATAATTCCTAATAATAATTGACTTATCAGCTCACAGATTATTATCCCAAAATTATTTCGGGCCCATCAGGATGTTTTTTGTCAAATGTGAGAGGAGGCTGTTTTGCCTTGCAACTCTCCCAGggatgccatttttgccctTCTGTCCCTTTCTTATTGTAGAATTGTAAACAGTGACCTTAACTAAGCCAAATGCAGCCTGcaattctttacatgttagtctgggttatTTTATGACCTTCTGTATGAGTTGTTGGACTCTTAGTAGGTAGCCcagccactcctgggaaggttcttCATTGTTCCATGTTTCCTCCATTTGTAGGTAATGGCTCTCACTGTGGTTCGCTGGAgccccagagccttagaaatggctttgtaacttTCTAGACCGACAGATGTCAATGACTCGGTTTCTCATGCGTTCTTGAATTCGTTTAGATCatggcatcatgtgctgctttctaCCACCTTTAATCCTatttcactttgcaagacaggctCTACTGAATTGATGTTTCaattcaacagggctggcatTAATCATGCCAGGGTGTGACTACTGAAATTGAATCCGGTTATCAATTAAATTTAGTTAATTGGGTTTAGTAAATAAGGGTGAAATTACCTTTCCACACAGGGGCAAGTAGGGTTGGATTACCTTTTCCGCCTCTTACtgtatacatgaaatcatcattttaaatttaatcgGGTTATCTATGTCTAGCATTAGTTTGATAATCCAAAACATTTAAGATtgacaaatatgtaaaaatacaatCGGGTAGGAGGCAAAATCTTTCACAGCACCGTACATATGAATCAACTCCCAACGGGAGGGTGGACGAACCGGACggctaatattttaaaaagatccCTGGCACCCAAAACAGAGTTGCGAAAgggaaaaataggaaaaacgGCCCAAAATGGCACTAGCCAGAAGACTTTGTTATGCAAATCAAAATGTCCActgaaacacataaaaaaaatttgaagcCAACACCACCTAATACTACAATGTTGTTGGCCATTTCTTTCCATCTTTGTGTGATATGCAGTTTCTTCACACCTCATTAAATTGTGTGCATTGTGAAAGTTTCCACAGTGTATTCACAACCAGTCATATATTTAGTTTACTTTCTTTCCCTTGGAAACATAAGGTTTTGTTAAATGCTGAAATGTCCCAACAGTCACATGCATTTACCAAATGTTTTTCAGACCAATTAATCAGTCCTATTGAACATGGTTAACAGCTTACGAATTTGTGCTTTTTTCTGTCAATATTTGAATATGTAAACAGCGTAAATATAATCTGAATATTGTTATCACTTTCTTGCAGGCACCTTGAATTTTTTCCTGTGTAATAACAAGATTAGCGCAACGGCTACCATTTAACAGCAAagtaaatgtttacatttttcatttcgtGAAAAATCAGAGCAAGAAAATGAAGGAGCACAAAAAATGTTAAGCGAAGACTTTATTTAGTGAGACAGCTGTGTCCATATAGTAGATACTCATATTCACACCTACTCAGATAACAGCTATGAGGAGGTAATATAGGGTAGATACGCAATATAAGACATCCAAGGAGTATTATGTTTCAGGGAACATTTTACTATATAGTTTATTCATTATCAATATTTATTGTTCATCTTTTACAATCCAGTGATTTGCAATTACAATACAACTGACTGATCAGAGGTTCTGGTCCAGAATGCAGGACCGACCCTGTATACAAAGAAACATCAATGCGACTACCAGGATGCAGCACAGGGAATACGCAGAGAAATGAGAGGGAGAACAGGTGTGCACAGGCTGGAATAAGTCAATCGCACAGATCAAAGGTTGTCTTTTATCAGCCCTCAACAGAAGTTTAGGGAAGTAAATGCTATAAACATATGAACAGTAGGGAACCTTCTCACAGAattcttcctgtttttttttttttttttttggggtggtggtggtggtggggggggaacGACGACAAAATGATCATTTAGTTATCAGGCGACTCAGATAGGCGAGTATGGCCAGACTGTGTGCGTAGTGTAACACAGCTCTAAATGCGGCCAAGAAACATTTGGTTTAAAACTAGCTCTGATCAACATTCATCCTACCGAGGACATTCTATTCCAGCCACGTGTCAcagatataaaaacaaataaccaGCGTGTAATTACACAAAAGGTACAATGGAATGGACAGTATTGTGTTAATAATGTACAGAACTGGAGATTGTATGTAAACAAGTGCAGATAAAGGAAACTAAAGTCAGTAGCATATAAGTGTTGACATTTGTGCTGTCAGTGGCAAAATAAAGCACTAGAACAATATAAGAGTTGAACAGATAATGACATATGCTTAACTCCTTCAGGGTGAAAGCACTATATCCTTCGTGTGACTATGTCAAACTTTGTACCTGCTTTTTTGGAGTTAATGTTGTTGACCTGAATGAGTAGTTTCAGCTTCCTGTAACGAAGCTGCATCCTGGTGCATTTACAGTAACAAACAAGAACATGTCAGCACAACTTTCCAATAGTTTGTCACATTGAGATAATTGAAAGGGCATCAAGTTAAGTGCCCACagtgcaagaaataaaaactatacatacaGAAAATGTTCATTCTCCAACCATACACAACACCATGCAGTTTGAGTGGGGGGAGAAAGGCTGTGGTTTGGTCACGGGCTCCTCCACCCCCCCATAAAATGATGGAGCACACACTGCATCCACACATTGGGAATCTAAGATAAATAGTGACACTTTTCTTTCCGTTCTGGTGCACTGAGACAGCAGTCAGGATCTCAGAGCAGACTGTGAGAAATCCAGGGATGTTAGCAGGAGCAGCCACTTTCCGTCACTGGCTGCTCAGGTGGCTTCTCTAGCTTGATATCAATCACTGGGGAGGAAATatagttaaagaaaaataatgcttGCCACATACAGCTGTAGCCTTATACTACAGGCATTTGCCGTTTAAGATTGCAGCATTACCTGGGAAGCAAGTACATAGACTGAGCTAAAAACAGTTCCCGATTGTTCAACTTTGTGTAATATGTGTGGTACAGAAATAAAGCAAATCAAATACTGATCACCTATCATCCCAGATATTTACCCCCTTTACCATGACATTTTAAAAGTAAAGGATACTGTCCTCTTTGCTCTTCTCTGGTGTGCTATCCATGCCTGGCAAAGCAGCAGCAACACGACGGAAAAGCTGGTAAGAAGAGTCCACATTATTAATCAACCTTTGTTAGTTCTTCATACGTATGTCCAAATACAAACAAGACCATCAACGACTCTCTTAACAGAAAGGGGCTGTTTGTAGGCTGCATGAATAGTTAATGTGAGTAAAATGTTCCACTAGTGGTGTCAAAATAAGCCTACtaaattccacaaaaaaaaaaaacatcctaaaGCTACACAGCTAACATCCTACACAGTCAACTATAATATTACATCATGCAGCACCAGGGTGTAGATAGTTACAACAGTACATGAACATCCTTTTGGGAGATAACTATTATAATGTTAAATCACATTTGCATGCAATTAGAAATCcacaaacattaaaacattttgaaaaattcAACCATGTTGCTATTGGGAAGTCAAGAAAGTGATAAACTTTCTACATggactatacatatacatatatttctgtATGGGCTGTATGGGCtatatgagtgtgtatatatttttttttaacaaaaccatGTAACGTGTCACACAAATACTTATGAAGGCACATAGAGTTTGATGGCTAAGTCTTGATGatctagtctgcccactttTCCCAGCGTAAAGACTTAgacattaatcagtccttggcaatgtcttagattcaggatatcttTACGTCTACGGCTTGCATGTTTAAGTACGTTAATGCTTTGAATGATCTACTGTTTACTAAAGCATTCCACATAACGTTGGAAATCGGTCGGTCCCCTGTCTTGAATTAACATCCACTGACTCTTTCAAAATACACATCTACTTAAAGGATAAGGTGCCATTCAATTAAAACTGCGCTGAGGAAGATAACGTGTCTAGTAGAGAAAAGGAACACTGTACCTGCTTGACATTGTAACCCGTTTTTGCACTGGTTTCAATGAACATGACACTCAGCTCCTTAGCCCGCTGCTCCCCCTCTTCAGTGGTGATTTGTCTGGAAGACCGAGACGATGACGAAGAGacatgaaaaaaagaacaaacagcCAGTAAAATGTTGAGAAAATGGGCATTTACACATTTTGTTTAGACAAACAAAAATAGACTAAATGTAGAAGCTCTTTTGGAAAGCCTCTCAAACAACCACTGAGCATTTAAGTTTACATTTTAGGGATACCTTCTGGAGAAGAACTCATTCATGGGAAGGACCGTTAGTTTTCGGGTTGCAAGAACATTTTCTCAACTCTTTTGCCATATTTAAGCTCAGAACTACTTGAGAAACAGCGGCGGTGGTGATAAAACAAGGATGACGCGTGTTGTTCACTGGCTATGACGGCAAGTAACGTACCTGTGTGACCTGCTTTCTTATACAAGACATGCAGTCCCCGAGTAGCCTCTTGCCCTCTGTACTGAAACCTGTCTATAGCAATGGAACAAAACCAAATgaactcaaaaataaaaaatgagcaaCTCAAAAGGGGAACAGCGGACAAAGGAAAAAGTGGAGAGGATGACGGTgggaaaacacaaataaaaagtgTACATGTTGATGGATCAATAGCCATGCTTTCAAGCCATGTTGTGCATAGATGGACAAAAATAGTGAACCTAACAAATGAAAGGAAAGTATGAGGAAATGATGATCAAACCTTAACTATCCTCTATAGTAAAACACTGCAGAGCAAGGAAAACCGTTATAAAGTAACACCCAAATCCTTTGGTGGATTAGGTACATATGTAATGCATGTGGTGTAAGCACTAGAAGAAACTAAAAAATGGCAATACTGGGGAatgtctaaaaatatttttttaatgcatccataaacacacattcataaaaaatacatgataaAGGCAAAGTTGATATGAGTGTAAGCACACTTGCGTTACTGTAGATCGGGTACATATACTTTGAAATGTGTTGCACAGATTTTTAGGGTCTTATAGACAAGACATTCTTACCTTTTATCTGCCAGATCTGTTTTGTTTCCAACAAGCATGATAATGACGTCACTTCCTCTTTCTGTCCGCACATCATCTATCCATTTGGCTGTCTGCTGGAATGAGTTCAGATCTGTGCATAGTAATCAAAAAGGTAAAGTAGCAAATAGTAAAGAGGAAATGTAGAGGACAAACTTTTCTGCAAACTCAAAGTGATTAAACCCGACATGTTGACACTGAACTATAACCGTTCTGACCTACCTTTTAATGGGAAGGAGGCTCTGCCTAACTATTTAATGCTGACGGTTTAAGTAAATGAAGAAAAGGGTATGCATTGTAGGTTTCCCATGCAGTTGGAAACTCACCAACTTACTATCCCAACGTATATAAATGAAAccttgattttctgttaaaATTGTTACTGATATCGCCatcgtggttttttttttttggtaaatatcAGCTTTCTGTGTGGGCATGGTTCTATCTTTGGAAATTAATGACAAACAAGAAAGCTGGCAGGGCAGATTGCAGACACGTCGATGTTTCatcatgaaggtccaaccctgTCAAGTTTTTCCAGTGAGGGGAGTTTGAAGAAATCGCACTCTTTATACATTATAAGGGGATCGCTAAGCTCTTTCTAAATCTGCTGTGTTGGGACCTTCATTATGTAATGCGTAGTCAGTGAGATGAAACCATAAGTCTcttgcaaactctcccttttgtaaacaaacaaaaaaaaaacgattgtCTCTTTAACCTTTCATAAAGTGTCTCACTTCTAGACACACAGAGGCTGTATATCATCCTCACCTAAAAATAAATCCTAAATTAATTACCGCTACGGTGCAGGATGCCAAAAAGCAGTATTCTCACTGCTGGTGATGCATGGTTATACACACACCATTCAAGCACACAATACTGTTAACTGCTTTTACTAAGTGttacacaaattatttaatatGGGAAGTCCTACCTTAAAGGAAAAGTAAAGAGGAGAGACtgactaaaatgaaaataaaaaaaattcatttagCAGCCCCCCTCAAACAATAAAAACTAAACTCGTGTAGTAAACAGAGACTTGTGGCTAGATATAACAGTCACAAACTATACTATATCAATTATTGTCAACAGGAGGCAGTAAAACAACATTTTCGGATATACTCACTTGTAATGTCATACACCACCACTGCAATGGTGGAATCTCGGATGTAGCTGGGAATCAAACTGCGAAAGCGCTCCTGCCCTGCCGTGTCCCAGAGCTGCAGCCGCACCTGCTAGTAATAGTCCGGACAAGGGAAAAGAGGACGGAGAGAAAGTTAGCGCTTATATGAAAAAGGGAAGCATTTCAAGACATTTCTTAAAACCGATGCTGAAATGTTTCTCACAGCAAATGCAGTGTTTAAAAGACCCGCAACCATCCAATTCACTCACAGAAACCCACAATCCATCCTTAAAATTTATGGATCTTAAAATGTAAAGCTTTTCAATAACTGAAATCTAGTGAGGTGAGCGTGAGAAAAAGGAAAGACAAGGTTAATATCAAAATAACtatcagtcccctatggacgtaccggtacacccaaaaaaaagcattccaagaatcccctatggacgtaccggta comes from the Spea bombifrons isolate aSpeBom1 chromosome 8, aSpeBom1.2.pri, whole genome shotgun sequence genome and includes:
- the LOC128503825 gene encoding ras-related protein Rab-6B-like isoform X2 gives rise to the protein MSSAGGGEFGNPLRKFKLVFLGEQSVGKTSLITRFMYDSFDNTYQATIGIDFLSKTMYLEDRTVRLQLWDTAGQERFRSLIPSYIRDSTIAVVVYDITNLNSFQQTAKWIDDVRTERGSDVIIMLVGNKTDLADKRQITTEEGEQRAKELSVMFIETSAKTGYNVKQLFRRVAAALPGMDSTPEKSKEDMIDIKLEKPPEQPVTESGCSC
- the LOC128503825 gene encoding ras-related protein Rab-6B-like isoform X1, with the protein product MSSAGGGEFGNPLRKFKLVFLGEQSVGKTSLITRFMYDSFDNTYQATIGIDFLSKTMYLEDRTQVRLQLWDTAGQERFRSLIPSYIRDSTIAVVVYDITNLNSFQQTAKWIDDVRTERGSDVIIMLVGNKTDLADKRQITTEEGEQRAKELSVMFIETSAKTGYNVKQLFRRVAAALPGMDSTPEKSKEDMIDIKLEKPPEQPVTESGCSC